In Gigantopelta aegis isolate Gae_Host chromosome 6, Gae_host_genome, whole genome shotgun sequence, the following are encoded in one genomic region:
- the LOC121373945 gene encoding uncharacterized protein LOC121373945, with product MRISLVLAVLLVMAVCGTDAWGRFRLRRIVRPIWRVVKPLAKETAKCYASKYVKGKALSVLGKRSADDLDTNMDGVLDEEEIESILNTREAEEFLRFADGNDEIDLEELHQLMDEA from the exons ATGAGGATTTCTCTAGTCCTGGCTGTTCTGCTCGTGATGGCCGTGTGCGGTACTGATGCCTGGGGACGTTTCAGATTGCGTAGGATAGTTCGTCCAATCTGGCGGGTAGTCAAGCCACTCGCAAAGGAAACAGCAAAATGCTACGCCTCGAAATATGTTAAAGGAAAAGCATTGTCCGTGCTTGGCAAAAGAA GTGCGGATGACTTGGATACAAATATGGATGGTGTACTAGACGAGGAGGAAATCGAGTCGATACTAAATACCAGAGAGGCAGAGGAATTTCTCAGATTCGCTGACG gtAACGATGAAATCGACCTTGAAGAATTACACCAATTAATGGATGAAGCGTAA